The DNA region CTGTCAGTGAGTGTGGACCGTGTGTCGCTCATTGGGCTTCCGTTTTTAGCTTTTATTCGTCCTATATCCGATAGACATTTTCAGATGTATGAGGAGAAACATGTGAGGTTGCATCCGTCTTCAGTCGCGTGCATCAAGAGCTTTACTAATAACAAAAGACATGATCTTAGTAAACGAAGATTTCGTGTATTTCTTGTACTTTTAGCCAGACATTTGTATTATTTGACATGTCTGAATAATAATATACTAATAAACAAGGAAGAGTCTGATTTTTTGGGGTATTATTTTGACTTATTACAAGAGATACGTAAAATCTCCATGCAAAGCACATATGAATCatactttcaaaaaaaaaacatatatatattccAGATCTTAACATGTTTTTTTCTCCCGATTATCTATAGTGCCAATTTAGCGCAACTAGTGTCCCGagttaacaaaaacatttgccTCATAGTAGTTGAGCTGTGTGCTAGTTAATATAATCTacagttaaaacattttatgttaCGAACAACTTAAAAACGAATGcaaatacatacattttactGCAAACATTACTAATTCAAATATATATGGTGGTGAGTTAAACTAGATGAGTTAGTTCGCAAGCAATCATGCGCACTCATATACAGTAATGAATCTTGCAATGTTTTCGTATGTTTAGTCGGTTTGCATTATCGTGCAGCAAAAAATTACCGTAAAATTCAACACCACTTACCAGATGAACCCAATTCGCTCCGTACAACGGCTCGCTCGATGTTACACTCCTTTGAAAATTATAACACTTTTCACTTTCCAATGCTGAAGGCTTGTGTGTGTATCCACAGCCaacacagcagcagcagcaccAGTACCGCAGTCAAGACTGCAGGCAAGGCCTTTGCTATGCTAAAGCTAACGGCTGTCCGCCGTCCACTTAAAAGATAAGTCGCGATGTTTTCCCCAGGAATAAACAACGGTGTTTATCGACAATACTCCCACAGTCATCCAGACAGGGAAAATATGTGTGCACGTGTCAGCCTGAGGAGAGTTTCCATAGAGCAGCGACGAAATCACTTCATcatcaaaataaacaaaaagattCAATAAAGTTCGCGCGGGTCGTCCAAAGGCTTTTTGGATGAGATAAAATAACGAATTCCTACGAATGCGAAGTTAAAAGTTCAAGTTAAACTAGTCCGGAGGTTGTATGTTTCGGTCCATGAAACTACGGAAAGTTGCGATGTGCCGACTGCTGCCGCGTCTCCATCGGGGGATGCGTCTCAAAACCTACTGTGTTGCCTACATAGGCAGCATTTCCGATTCAGTAGAAATCCAGGACATTGGCAATGTAGAGCGGACTCAACGTTGGTTACATTTCGCATGTTCCCAAAAATGCTGTCAAGGTagtgagtagatttttagacatGTTTCTGTGTTTTAATCATGATTCGTTGATGGTTATGTGTGTTGGAGATTCAAGTTGTTCACAAAAAAATACTCGCACGCAGAGTGAAATTATTGAAACACGGCCAACAGACATGGGAAATAAAGTAATAACATATCAAAGACGTTGGGGTAAAAGTTTATTTAATACTAGGCAACAAAGAAATCAAATTTGAAAGTAATGTTAAAGAGTTATTGAGATTAAGTTTTGTATTTTCGCAATAAGTTAGAGCTAAACTAGATGCCAAAAAATTACCGTTATGTTAGTTTGCCACATAGTGGACGTTTAAAAAACTGCAACTCTTACATTGCAACACTTAAACGCAATAAAAAtgcataacataaaaaaatatacacaaaTACATAATCATGACATTTTAACCACATAGTTGGTGTGTGTATTGGGTTAGATATGATATATTTTATTGTCATTTAGGTATAGTATAATAGTGTGAACATCtgtattttatttgtgtaaCAATTTTACACAAACCCTGATTGACATCCctaaaatccagctaagacaaGCATAAACTGGTAGCTAGTTTAAGGTGGCTTGTAGCTGGTTTAAAATGGTCATCCCAGCTTGAAAAggtggtgggtcagctggtcttaaaaagtgaccaaagcacagctagaccagcttaaaaagtgaccaaaacacagccagaggtgtataatacttcagtatttttgtttcattttccaagcatctgtgctttatcagagtgtttgtcttggaaaaaatgtacttttctttactaaaaaatgttcactacattctaaagcatataatcatactgtgtattcagtatatattgcatattaaaatagatttaatgcctaattacataaaaattgtgtactcttactttcttgagtaaaagtatgataaaatgttttacttaagtaaaaatacataaaattactagatgtttaatgtactttaatagtaaatataaaccaaaaacctGAAATTATGAAATTTAGTGGactaaaaattatgataatatgttctggaatgtatgttttccaaagaaaaacactaataaaatacgaataattgaaaaatttacttttatgtagaaagtaaaaatacttaagtactatacaactctgaacacagctagaccagcttaaaaagtgaccaaaacacagctagaccagcttgctgcaccagcaataccagctaacACCAACCTGGGAGACCAACttaaaccagctcaccagcttatgctggtcttagctggattttttagTAGGGATGTGCAAAGACAAACTCTGAAACACACAAATGAGCcaaaaataaactaaattacAGTTATACTTATTACAATGTTTATTACTGGTGTGGTCAAATCACAACGATAGATGATTAACTCATTTAATAGGAATTTCGTCATTTCACAAATTAAAAATTGTAATTTCCAAACACTTCACTCTTGATTTACCTTCTCATTCAAATTATGTAATCTTACACACATCATTTAGTAATACACAATGAACATTTAGTAGTGTTTCATAACAAATCTGAATACTGCACAATActaaaagtttatttaaagagaACATACAAGAATAACTAATGATTAAAATTGATTTCTGATAGATGTTCCCAATtacaaaaatatcaaacattTCCAGAACTAGGCAGTTAAAAGACATAATTCTTATgagtacaaatatatatatataagagaGTTTGTATTTCTTGAGTTAATCACAATGGCTAATAACAGAAGTCCCACGTGTATACTGAAAGTGTATAACAACTATAGATGGCTGATATCTCTATTATAAAATATGCAAACATCAATTAGATGCAAAGCCGTATTAGCTGGTACACCTGTTCTGATTCAAATTCTTCTcttcagtgttaaaaaaaacaaagaccaATACGCTGATATGAGAAAATTTTAATCTCTCTTCAAATCTTGCCCATTGACCTCCATCCTGTGCCGATTCATCCAACGCTGATATTTAACTTGGGATTTGCGGTATGCAAAACGGGCAATGTCAGCCATAAACACCCAGGACAGAGCGTACATGGCCACGCCACCACATTTAATGATGAACTTGGGTCTGGGTGAGATGAGCTCACAGTACAGCATGGTGCCTCCTACAAAAATCCGCATGAACACGAACAACAGCACAAACAGGACGTCTACTAGGTCTCCAAGAAAGCTGTCGTAACGGCCAGAGTGTTTCAAGAACCAGCGAGTCTGGAGGAGAGGGTTTGTGATCTCGCTGCCAAACAGCACGGCACAACCCTCGATCCCCGACTCCCCCAGCCACAGAGTTAGCAGAATACCCAGGATGGTCATGGTGTGATGGGCGAGCATCACCAGACCCTCGGTGCGGAAGTACACACAccaggccatgtcaaagataaAGTAACCCAGACTGACCACCATAGCGGTGATCTGCAGAGGGGTGTTCTTTGTACCTGTAAATTAAGAGCATAcacaaaatacacttttaataaCTTTATCATCAACatattacattttgaattgCATTTAGGAAATCTTGCCTGGGTACGTGAAAGGCCACGGTCCATCTATGTATCCGATATACGCAGTTATACACACAGCAAGAATGCCGTGTAACAGTGTAACTAGTCGACAGTTCCATTCATAGCTACAAGAGCCATTTGTGTAACACAGCAAAACATAAAGAGCAATCCACCCAGCTAAGCAAGCTCCGACTCCCAGCACCAGCGGCGACATCTTTATTCTGCAAATATAATAAATTACAATCATAATGTCAAATGAATACTATACTTTATCATGTTTAAAGCAGTAAACCATGCATTCAGAGCAGAGAAAAGTACTTACTTGAAGAACAACAAAGCTTGAATAACTGTTGCAAGACGTGAAATATCTTTCCTGTGATTCTGACGTTGAATAAGCACTAAAACCCCTCAAGTGTCTAAAGGGGTAGCACTGGATTTCACATTAACAGTTGAGAAATACTAAAGTCTGGCTTAGATCAAGAATGTGTCAAAATCAGACCAAAAGTTACTGTGGCAACCTTATCCACTGTTCtttttccctaacttcacaaaCACTTGAACTTTATCTGTCAATATTAGCAGTGCCAATATTGGCTATTTAAATGATAGAAGCCTATCTAGTACAATGGTATTATAATACAGCCTTCATAAACAGGTGCAATTCTTACATTTACAGCAgattgaaatgtaaaatgtactagttgttaaaaataaatgaagcaaaattaaaaacacacatacacaatggAAGAAAAGAGACACTTAACTAAAAGGCAAGCTAATCCTTTTAGCTGAGGTTAATTCCACATTTCATTAAGTTGACACCAGTAGGCTAATCGCGCAATAATGAAACTACgaaatatttgtgtgtttacCTGTTAAAATGTCCAGCTTAATAACATGTCCATTGATAGGCCGAACAGTTATTCAGTGCTCATCATAGATGATTCCTGACTCAAGTCTCAGCATCTCACGTAGAGAAGACACGAGGCCTGGAGTGATCTCCGGGTTTATCTCCGGCATCGTCTTGGAGATGGGACGCAAATCACCGCACAAACAAAAGCCACATTTCAGCTACTCAGTCTGTCAACAGCGAGGATGAGAACAAAGAGGAAGATGCATTCATTAAAGAAGGGCGACCTCAGCTGGTACGGACCGCAAAAGACAGCTTACAACACTGTACAGTGGTAACCATAGTTACCGTCAAATACGATGCTGTTACCTCAACAATATGCCCGTAATCACACATTACCGTGGTTTACAAATATTGTTAGTATTGTTTTGTTAGCAACGACGTATCTAAAACACCCTTAAGTTCACTATAAATCATGGCCTTACAGGGCTTAACTTATCTAGTTTCATGAAATTGTTATTGTACCTGGCAAGATTTCGTGAAATAAAAACCAGTAACAAAAATATTATTCCTCCGTTAAACAATGTAGTTCTTCAGAAACTCAACAAAGTGGTTGCCAGGCAACACAGATGCGACAGCGCCACTGATACTGGCGTGTCTATGCTGGTGTGTTCATATAGTAATGCACAACGCTTTGAAGGCGGCGTAACCAATCGTAATCAAGAACTGGAACGGTCTATCCGTTTaataaaatcatgaaaaattgTTATAGGATCTGCTGCCTTCAAACAGTAAATAGGAAGCTTTCGAAGAAACGTtttgttatttcatttttagTTTTATAACCACAAATAGGCTACAGTACAAGTTTTATTAGGAACTATTGTTGCCATGGTAATTTCCCGGCAGGATTTTAACCAACACTGTAAAGAAAATGCAGGATAAGGTTAAAagaacttggttttgcaagtcaattcaacctactattttaggttttgacctaaaagttgacataacttataaaaaccagTTGAAATAGtgtaacttaatttgttaagttaaagtaacataaaaacataTGTTGAATTGGACAAAAatgctgaatttttttacagtgaagagCCTGCAAAAAGTTTAACCTGTATGGTATCTTATCTAAATTTATCACTGGtgaaataaacaattaaaaataaattttaacttTTGCTACTTACAATCATCATTTGCATcacttaaattgtttaaaatgatgcattaaaatgtaatattttaagtaGTATGAATGTAAATTGACCATGAAATTAAAGGACAACacccgtttttcaatattttacttcgttcttacctcaacttagactaattaagtTAAgctcttttttcaatgcgtgcacgtTTAATCTTTGCACAGTGCCTCGCggatgtgttagcatttagcctagccccgttcattcctatggctccaagcagagatgaatttagaagccaccaaacacttccatgtttttcctacactgtaaaaaatactttgctgccttaacattttttgttgacTCAACtgggatttacaagtcatttcaacttactattatttatcttgactagagatgagttgttttaactacagatgagttgttttaacttataaaattaagttgacttttctcaactattttttataagttgtgacaactcatctctattgacatgacttgtaaatctttgttgatttaacaaaaaaatttaaggcaaagtttttttaacagtgtatttaaagactgttacatgagtagtcacacaagtatggtggcataaaataaaacttttgtttggagccataggaatgaatgggactaGGCTAAATGTTAACGCATCTTAGAAGCACTGTACAACGATTAAAAGTGCaggcattgaaaaaagataggtatgtgttaattcatctaagttgaggtaaaaacatagtaaaatattgaaaacggtggtgttttcctttaagtattttttacaatgaTTAATAATGACACATCAGTATGTCATTAGTAAGTTACCAGTAATTTCTTACCACCACAAAATAATACGAAACACATAGTACAGTCagttgaattaaaaaaaatgcagtaaaACAGACAGGTTGTTATATTTTGCTGAAAgagcttttatttaaaatttcttCATATTTGCTCATATTATTTTTCATATGAAAATAGTTTTGAGCGTTATTTATAATAGCTTTATCTGTTAAAGGAAATAGTAAACACTGAATCACCAAGGCACTTATAATCCAGACAATGGCTGTTGGTTGGGGTGGTTCTAGTTTAGAGAGTTTAGGACAGGTGTAATCTCAAACAACACTTTTAACAATAACACTTAAACTCAtcaaaaactaaattaaatagGTCAGTATAAACGTTTTAGTACCATAAACTACAACCCAGTCAAATGTGTCATGTTAAAAGCGAAATGATAGGACTCAGTCTGTGTTTTGGTCCTGTTAAATGAGTCATGTGTAAAGCTGAGAAATCTTAAGACATTTAATAAACAGGATGTCCCTGCTAAAGTAGCACATGTATTCTAATTTGAGGATCCATGACCAGAATTACAGTAATGTTGCATTACCAGAAGATGGCAGTGTTGGGTGCACAATAGCAAATAGTTTAGAGATCTTTCTATTCCTATTTGTCTTTCAATtccatcaaaacatacatgacTGACATAGTTACTTTGATTCCTTTAGTTACTTTACCAATTTTGACTGGATCCGTCTGTAAAGGTCACCTGGACACAAAATGTGACTTGCTTCAACAGCAACATACTGCACACAAAGCCCATTCAAATGGTCCTTAAATGATACTGTTATAATACCATAAAATGCAGGAACAAAATCATATAACATCTCCATCTATATGAAAACGAACACGCATATATACACACACGCTCAGCcataaaaaaaatcccaaaGTGTTGTCAGCATTAAGACTTTTGGTGAATCCGACTAAATCAAATGAAGACAGAATGAGTCACCAAAAAGTGTTTTGGCTCTGTACCAACATGTATTGAACACAGCGTCTTAAATGTAACACATTGAAAACACTGAACTTAAACCAtatgaaataaaaatagaaatttCTCTGAACATGTGCACGATGCTTAAGAGTCTTCAATAATTTCCCACTGCAAATAAATAATACCAGTTTctataaaaagaaagaaaagtggCAACCTGCCTTGAGCTAAATTGAAGATGACATCATTTTATATACTGACTAGTAAATCACAGGTCGTTTATCCCAAATTCACTTGCTGTACTTGACAAATCAACGTTTCTATAGGTAATCATTTCTCAGTACCTTTAAGAACAGCGAAAGCTTCAAATACTTGACTTCCTCAAAAATCAAAGACCTGGAAGACTggtctgaaaaaataaaaatagatcATGGGGGTATCGCAAATGTTTTAAGGATAAATccgactttaaaaaaaatggctcCATCCATCCCCATCCGTTTGGAAATACCAAAAGTAAAGTCATTGTCACACATCTCTGTACAAAAGGCACATGAGTCTTAAGGCTTAGAGGTGAAGAAAACCTCCCATTGAAAGTGTTTTGTCTTGTCTTAAGAACCAGTGATATTGCTTTAAGTTTCTTCCTCCCATAGGCACAGCTGTTTGTGGGGCACATAGTATGTAAACTGGTAGCCCTTGCTGCAGCTTTTGATGCCACATTTATAAGGGCTACCCCTGCCGGAAACATCCCTGTTGCGACAGTATTTTAGCAAGCAGGGGTACCACTCCAATCTGAAGTTGTAGCTACAGGAACAAGGTTGCCACAGGTCCTTCACTGTCCCACAGCTCTGTAGGCCTGTCACCTCCACTGCCTGAGACTCGAACATGGAGCTTTCAACACCTGCACAAGAGTAgaattgtaaaaataatttagtGTAGTTGATGATCattggggctgtttacacttggtattaagatgtgttttcatcgatcggatcacaagtggacgagataGACACatatcacgtttacacctggtatttaaatccgtctcttttgtccactttcgactgcttctgtcctgaatactgtgagggggtggtctgtgagatggtgggcgagt from Paramisgurnus dabryanus chromosome 8, PD_genome_1.1, whole genome shotgun sequence includes:
- the tlcd5a gene encoding TLC domain-containing protein 5a codes for the protein MSPLVLGVGACLAGWIALYVLLCYTNGSCSYEWNCRLVTLLHGILAVCITAYIGYIDGPWPFTYPGTKNTPLQITAMVVSLGYFIFDMAWCVYFRTEGLVMLAHHTMTILGILLTLWLGESGIEGCAVLFGSEITNPLLQTRWFLKHSGRYDSFLGDLVDVLFVLLFVFMRIFVGGTMLYCELISPRPKFIIKCGGVAMYALSWVFMADIARFAYRKSQVKYQRWMNRHRMEVNGQDLKRD